The following is a genomic window from Nitrospirota bacterium.
CGTCCAGGTCTCGTCGATCAGCTCGGACAGCCGCTTCCATACCGCATCCCGCGCGGTGTCGCCCATCAGCACGCGGTGCTCGACGAGCCAGGACGCCTTGCCGCGCCCGAAGGCCCAGATCGAGGTCTCGATGCGATCCTTCTGCACGTCGGCACCGCCCACCAGCAGCAGGCCGCCCATGGGGACCGTGCCGATGCGGTAGTCCTCCCGCCGCTCGATCAGGCGCTGCCAGTCGGGCGCTTCGCCTTCCTCGACCCAAGTCTCGCCGAGCTCGGTGTTCTTGAAGGTCTTGATCGCGGCGGCCGAGCCGGACTCCTTGCTGACCGCACTCTCCCACGCGCTCGCGATGTCGCGCCACGAACGCCAGCCCACCGGGCTGTAGAGCGACGAGAGATGGAAGCCCGCCGTCTTGACGCCGTTCTCCGGCGCCATCGCGCGCCACTCGCCGTGCTCCAGCATCCAGGTCTTGTGATGCTCGGCGATGGGCGTATCGCAGGACTCGCACACATAGGCCGCCGTCTCCGGCCGGCCCCTCTCCCAACGCAGCTGCTCGAAGCGCAGCCACTGGCGGTGGGAGCAGTGCGGGCACGGCACGAAGTAGCGGCGCTGGTCGGATGCCTCGTACTCGCGCTCGACGGCGCTCGCCCCGGCGATGGTCGGCGTCGAGACGATGAAGATCTTGCGCCGCGCGAAGGTGCGCGTGCGCGCCTCGGCGAGCGAGATCGCATCGCCTTCGCCCTCGACGTCGAGCGGGTAGGCGTCCACCTCGTCGAGAAAGAGATAGCGCACCGGCATCGAGCGCAGGCCCACCGCGCTGTTCGCGCCGGTCATCACCAACACGCCGCCACGAAACTCCTTGGCGAGGATGGTGTTGCCCGAGTCGCGCGAACGCGCCGGAGCGATGAGTTCGCAGAGCACCGGCGACTCTTCGATCAGCGGGTCGATGCGCTGCTTGGAGTTGCGCTTGGCCATCTCCACGGTGGGCCAGACCGCCATCATCGGCCCAGGCGCGTGGTGGATGACGTAGCCGATCCAGTTCGAGCCGGTTTCCGTGGCGCCCACCTGTGCGCCTTTCATGAACACCACGCGCTCGACCGGCGAGGTCGGCGACAGGCAGTCCATGATCGCCTTGAGATACGGCGTGCGGCTGGTGCGCCAGCGGCCCGGCTCGGCCGAGGACTTGCTGGAGAGCATCCGGTGCCGGTCGGCCCACTCGGAGACGGAGAGCAGCGGATCGGGCGTCAGTCCTTCGCGCCAGGCGCGCTCGATGGCGTCGAAGCCCTCGTAGACGAAGTCGTCCATCACAAATTCGTCGGGAACGAATTTGGACGCGCGCCAGCGCGCCCGGCAGGGTGAAACACAGGGATGTGTTTCATCAATCGACGCGGACCTTCAGTTCACCGAGCTCGGCGAGGTGCTCGCGCACCGCCGCCTCCAACGCGACGTGCAGCGTGTGCGCGTCCACGCCGAGCCGGG
Proteins encoded in this region:
- a CDS encoding phage terminase large subunit family protein, with product MDDFVYEGFDAIERAWREGLTPDPLLSVSEWADRHRMLSSKSSAEPGRWRTSRTPYLKAIMDCLSPTSPVERVVFMKGAQVGATETGSNWIGYVIHHAPGPMMAVWPTVEMAKRNSKQRIDPLIEESPVLCELIAPARSRDSGNTILAKEFRGGVLVMTGANSAVGLRSMPVRYLFLDEVDAYPLDVEGEGDAISLAEARTRTFARRKIFIVSTPTIAGASAVEREYEASDQRRYFVPCPHCSHRQWLRFEQLRWERGRPETAAYVCESCDTPIAEHHKTWMLEHGEWRAMAPENGVKTAGFHLSSLYSPVGWRSWRDIASAWESAVSKESGSAAAIKTFKNTELGETWVEEGEAPDWQRLIERREDYRIGTVPMGGLLLVGGADVQKDRIETSIWAFGRGKASWLVEHRVLMGDTARDAVWKRLSELIDETWTHESGNQVPLARFALDTGFATQEAYAFVRTVRDSRLMAIKGVPRGAALIGTPTAVDVSQGGKKLRRGIKVYSVAVGLAKLEFYNNLRKSADVADDGTTSIYPPGFVHLPKVDAEYVQQLCAEQLITRRDRNGFPVREWQKLRERNEALDCYVYARAAAAASGLDRFEERHWRELERQLGIAAPPEQDEHTVTAEDAPDSGGVVVSGRRIRRRSVVKSRWMS